In one Streptomyces marincola genomic region, the following are encoded:
- a CDS encoding thiamine ABC transporter substrate-binding protein, with amino-acid sequence MRRSLTVVPVLGLLAVACGGTDEGSGGDEVTLVTHDSFTVSDAVLDRFTEETGYTVRVLRGGDAGVMVNQAVLSRGNPQGDVLFGIDNTLLTRALDEDVFTPHEAEGLAAVPERFQLDAGEYRVTPVDTGDICVNYDRAWFEERDLEPPATFDDLADPAYRDLLVVQNAATSSPGLGFLLGTVAAYGADGWQDYWQRLADNGVEVVDGWEQAYNERFSGAGDGDRPLVVSYASSPPVGVVYGGEERPEQAPTGVLTDTCFRQIEFAGLLDGAANEEGGRALLDFLISREFQEDMPLQMFVNPVREDAELPEEFTRYGEVVEEPWTVGPELIAAHRDDWVDTWTSVVLG; translated from the coding sequence ATGAGACGCAGCCTGACAGTCGTCCCGGTACTCGGCCTGCTCGCGGTCGCCTGCGGCGGCACCGACGAGGGCTCGGGCGGCGACGAGGTGACCCTGGTCACGCACGACTCGTTCACGGTCTCGGACGCGGTGCTCGACCGGTTCACCGAGGAGACCGGCTACACGGTGCGCGTCCTGCGCGGCGGCGACGCCGGCGTCATGGTCAACCAGGCCGTGCTCTCCCGGGGCAACCCGCAGGGCGACGTGCTGTTCGGCATCGACAACACCCTGCTCACCCGCGCCCTGGACGAGGACGTGTTCACGCCGCACGAGGCCGAGGGGCTCGCGGCCGTGCCCGAGCGCTTCCAGCTGGACGCGGGCGAGTACCGGGTCACGCCGGTGGACACCGGTGACATATGCGTCAACTACGACCGGGCCTGGTTCGAGGAACGGGACCTTGAGCCGCCCGCGACGTTCGACGACCTGGCCGACCCCGCCTACCGGGACCTGCTGGTCGTGCAGAACGCCGCCACCTCATCGCCGGGGCTCGGCTTCCTGCTCGGCACCGTCGCCGCGTACGGGGCGGACGGCTGGCAGGACTACTGGCAGCGGCTGGCGGACAACGGCGTCGAGGTCGTCGACGGCTGGGAGCAGGCGTACAACGAACGGTTCTCCGGCGCGGGCGACGGCGACCGCCCGCTCGTCGTCTCCTACGCCTCCTCGCCGCCCGTCGGAGTCGTCTACGGCGGCGAGGAACGCCCCGAGCAGGCGCCGACCGGCGTGCTGACCGACACGTGCTTCCGGCAGATCGAGTTCGCCGGGCTGCTGGACGGCGCGGCGAACGAGGAGGGCGGCCGGGCCCTGCTCGACTTCCTGATCAGCAGGGAGTTCCAGGAGGACATGCCGCTCCAGATGTTCGTCAACCCCGTGCGCGAGGACGCCGAGCTGCCCGAGGAGTTCACCCGTTACGGCGAGGTCGTCGAGGAGCCGTGGACGGTCGGCCCCGAACTCATCGCCGCCCACCGGGACGACTGGGTCGACACGTGGACCTCCGTGGTACTCGGATGA
- a CDS encoding ABC transporter permease, translating to MRHAAHRAALLAGPLAFFALFFAYPVAAITDRGLRPDGVWQPGRVAEVLADPGVAQVLWFTLWQAAASTVLTLALALPGAYVFARLDFPGRRLLHAFVTVPFVLPTVVIGAAFLGLVGRGGLLDDLWGMRLDSSVWAILLAHAFFNYAVVVRTVGGLWAQLDPRQEEAARVLGASRFAAFRRVTLPALAPSVAAAGLMVYLFTFTSFGVVQILGSPRQATLEVEIYRQTAQLLDLPTAAVLTLVQFAAVGLLLAAHSWIVRRRESALALVDPARTARRPRGAADRALLGGTLAVIALLLVLPLAVLVERSLSGPDGYGLTHYRALAAEDGGTFAVPPLDAIGNSLSYAAVATLIALAVGGLAAAALTRRAGRFTRGFDALLMLPLGTSAVTVGFGFLIALDEPPLDLRSSWILVPLAQALVGVPFVVRVMLPVLRAVDERLREAAAVLGASPLRAWREVDLPLVRRALLVAAGFAFAVSLGEFGATVFIARADRPTLPVAVARLLGRAGELNYGQAMALSTVLMLTCLLTLLLLERLRPARSTELVA from the coding sequence ATGAGGCACGCGGCGCACCGCGCCGCGCTGCTCGCGGGTCCGCTGGCCTTCTTCGCGCTGTTCTTCGCCTACCCGGTCGCGGCCATCACCGACCGCGGGCTGCGGCCCGACGGGGTGTGGCAGCCGGGCCGGGTGGCCGAGGTGCTGGCGGACCCGGGCGTGGCGCAGGTGCTGTGGTTCACCCTGTGGCAGGCCGCCGCCTCCACGGTGCTGACGCTGGCGCTCGCGCTGCCGGGCGCCTACGTCTTCGCGCGTCTTGACTTCCCCGGCAGGCGGCTGCTGCACGCGTTCGTCACCGTGCCGTTCGTGCTGCCCACCGTCGTGATCGGGGCGGCGTTCCTCGGCCTGGTGGGCCGGGGCGGGCTGCTCGACGACCTGTGGGGGATGCGTCTGGACAGCAGCGTGTGGGCGATCCTGCTGGCGCACGCGTTCTTCAACTACGCCGTCGTCGTGCGCACCGTCGGGGGGCTGTGGGCCCAGCTCGACCCGCGGCAGGAGGAGGCCGCCCGGGTCCTGGGCGCGAGCCGGTTCGCCGCGTTCCGGCGCGTGACGCTGCCGGCGCTCGCGCCCTCGGTGGCCGCGGCCGGGCTGATGGTGTACCTGTTCACGTTCACGTCGTTCGGCGTCGTGCAGATCCTGGGCAGCCCGCGGCAGGCGACCCTCGAAGTGGAGATCTACCGGCAGACCGCCCAACTCCTCGACCTGCCGACGGCCGCGGTGCTGACGCTGGTGCAGTTCGCCGCCGTCGGCCTGCTGCTGGCCGCGCACTCCTGGATCGTCCGGCGCAGGGAGAGCGCCCTCGCGCTCGTCGACCCGGCGCGCACCGCACGCCGCCCGCGCGGCGCGGCCGACCGCGCGCTGCTCGGCGGCACGCTCGCGGTCATCGCGCTGCTGCTGGTGCTGCCGCTGGCCGTCCTCGTGGAGCGCTCCCTGTCGGGACCCGACGGCTACGGGCTGACGCACTACCGCGCCCTGGCCGCCGAGGACGGCGGCACGTTCGCGGTGCCCCCGCTCGACGCGATCGGCAACTCCCTGTCCTACGCCGCCGTGGCCACGCTGATCGCGCTCGCGGTCGGCGGGCTCGCCGCCGCCGCGCTGACCCGGCGCGCCGGGCGGTTCACGCGCGGCTTCGACGCGCTGCTGATGCTGCCGCTGGGCACCTCGGCGGTCACCGTCGGCTTCGGCTTCCTCATCGCGCTCGACGAGCCGCCGCTCGACCTGCGGTCCTCGTGGATCCTCGTGCCGCTGGCGCAGGCCCTGGTGGGGGTGCCGTTCGTGGTCAGGGTCATGCTGCCGGTGCTGCGCGCGGTGGACGAGCGGCTGCGGGAGGCCGCCGCGGTGCTCGGCGCCTCGCCGCTGCGCGCGTGGCGCGAGGTGGACCTGCCGCTGGTGCGGCGGGCCCTGCTCGTCGCGGCGGGGTTCGCGTTCGCCGTGTCGCTCGGCGAGTTCGGCGCCACCGTGTTCATCGCCCGCGCCGACCGGCCCACGCTGCCGGTCGCCGTGGCCCGGCTGCTCGGCCGGGCGGGCGAGCTGAACTACGGGCAGGCGATGGCGCTGAGCACCGTGCTCATGCTGACCTGCCTGCTGACCCTGCTGCTGCTGGAGCGCCTTCGCCCGGCCCGCTCGACCGAACTGGTGGCCTGA
- a CDS encoding ABC transporter ATP-binding protein has protein sequence MSLLELSGVCVSYGRRTALHAVDLRMAAHETVCVLGPSGSGKSTLLRVVAGLTAPDGGTVRLDGRDQAGVPPHRRGVGLMFQDHQLFPQRDVGGNIAFGPRMHRVPAAETERRVAELLELVGLPGAQRRPVSGLSGGEQQRVALARALAPRPRLLMLDEPLGQLDRDLRERLAVELRQLFRRLGTTVLAVTHDQGEAFALADRVLVMREGRVAQAGSPLEVWQRPADAFVARFLGFRNIAGARVGADGHADTPWGAVPVPDGTPPGPCRVLIRPPGVRLGGALPAVVRARTFRGDHVLLHLEPERGPVLEAACRPAAAPAEGEAVGVGFDAAEVVALPPGDDNGDGNGGVGAAAAD, from the coding sequence ATGTCCCTGCTCGAACTCTCCGGCGTCTGCGTCTCCTACGGCCGGCGCACCGCGCTGCACGCCGTGGACCTGCGGATGGCGGCCCACGAGACGGTGTGCGTGCTCGGCCCGAGCGGCAGCGGCAAGTCCACGCTGCTGCGCGTGGTGGCGGGCCTGACCGCGCCCGACGGCGGAACGGTCCGGCTGGACGGCCGCGACCAGGCGGGCGTCCCGCCGCATCGCAGGGGCGTGGGGCTGATGTTCCAGGACCACCAGCTGTTCCCGCAGCGGGACGTGGGCGGCAACATCGCGTTCGGGCCGCGGATGCACCGGGTGCCCGCGGCGGAGACGGAGCGCCGCGTGGCCGAACTCCTCGAACTGGTGGGCCTGCCGGGCGCGCAGCGGCGGCCCGTCTCCGGCCTCTCCGGCGGCGAGCAGCAGCGCGTCGCGCTGGCCCGCGCCCTGGCGCCGCGGCCCCGGCTGCTGATGCTGGACGAGCCGCTCGGCCAGCTCGACCGCGACCTGCGGGAACGGCTGGCGGTCGAGCTGCGGCAGCTGTTCCGCCGCCTTGGCACCACCGTGCTGGCCGTGACCCACGACCAGGGGGAGGCGTTCGCCCTGGCCGACCGGGTGCTGGTGATGCGCGAGGGCCGCGTCGCCCAGGCGGGCAGCCCCCTGGAGGTATGGCAGCGCCCCGCCGACGCGTTCGTCGCGCGCTTCCTCGGCTTCCGCAACATCGCCGGGGCGCGCGTCGGCGCGGACGGGCACGCGGACACCCCCTGGGGCGCGGTGCCCGTGCCCGACGGCACGCCGCCCGGCCCCTGCCGGGTGCTGATCCGGCCGCCGGGCGTGCGGCTCGGCGGGGCGCTGCCGGCCGTGGTCAGGGCCAGGACCTTCCGCGGCGACCATGTGCTGCTGCACCTGGAGCCCGAACGCGGCCCCGTGCTCGAAGCCGCGTGCCGGCCGGCGGCGGCGCCGGCCGAGGGCGAGGCGGTGGGCGTCGGCTTCGACGCCGCCGAGGTGGTGGCGCTGCCGCCGGGCGACGACAACGGGGACGGGAACGGCGGCGTCGGGGCGGCGGCAGCGGACTGA
- a CDS encoding family 10 glycosylhydrolase has translation MRRLLPTLLACAGLLTGTAVAAPAQAEDNPPEQWRSYWVDAFNEGIYTPDQVGTLIDDALAVNANALIVQTARRYDCFCNRALYPRTDAAIDPAPYDPLDEVIEQAHAAGLEVHAWVNVNTMWNSATPPRSADHVFNRHGPGATGADRWLNRKADGTELVGANAYIDPGHPDAVEYIVSAVQSIVREYDVDGINLDYIRYPDGSSTTTHSDWGYNEVSLERFRQATGRTDTPDPADPQWSDWRRDQVTNLVRRVYLGMWEVDPGARLSMDAITYGFGPQTTGGWETTRTYREVLQDWSGWLDEGIMDTVVAMNYKRDWNQDQARMFAEWTEYLADAQGERQAVNGPALYLNSVSDSLAQARLSLAPTEAGNTAAGWSGYSYANPSMDVPEAGRPAEQERLAEALTSGPDAPFAEEAAVPGMPWKARPEDGHITGELALRDGTPLDGAEVTLTPLTPGGERHTRRADGSGWFGFAHVEPGLYLARVAPPRGVERVPAEVVRVQRGTIAEAEFPAFGPRR, from the coding sequence ATGAGACGGCTCCTGCCCACCCTGCTCGCCTGCGCCGGACTGCTGACCGGCACGGCCGTCGCCGCGCCGGCGCAGGCCGAGGACAACCCGCCCGAGCAGTGGCGCAGTTACTGGGTCGACGCCTTCAACGAGGGCATATACACGCCGGACCAGGTCGGCACGCTCATCGACGACGCGCTCGCCGTCAACGCCAACGCGCTGATCGTGCAGACCGCCCGCCGCTACGACTGCTTCTGCAACCGCGCCCTGTACCCCAGGACCGACGCGGCGATCGACCCGGCGCCGTACGACCCGCTGGACGAGGTCATCGAGCAGGCCCACGCCGCCGGTCTCGAAGTGCACGCCTGGGTCAACGTCAACACCATGTGGAACAGCGCGACCCCGCCGCGTTCAGCCGACCACGTCTTCAACCGGCACGGCCCCGGCGCGACCGGCGCCGACCGGTGGCTGAACCGGAAGGCGGACGGCACCGAACTCGTGGGCGCCAACGCCTACATCGACCCGGGCCACCCCGACGCCGTCGAGTACATCGTCTCCGCCGTCCAGAGCATCGTCCGCGAGTACGACGTGGACGGCATCAACCTGGACTACATCCGCTATCCCGACGGCAGTTCCACGACGACGCACAGCGACTGGGGCTACAACGAGGTGTCGCTGGAACGGTTCCGGCAGGCGACCGGCCGCACGGACACCCCGGACCCGGCGGACCCGCAGTGGAGCGACTGGCGGCGCGACCAGGTCACCAACCTGGTGCGCCGCGTCTACCTCGGCATGTGGGAGGTCGACCCGGGGGCCAGGCTGTCCATGGACGCCATCACCTACGGCTTCGGGCCGCAGACCACCGGCGGCTGGGAGACCACCCGCACCTACCGCGAGGTGCTCCAGGACTGGTCGGGCTGGCTCGACGAGGGAATCATGGACACGGTCGTCGCCATGAACTACAAGCGCGACTGGAACCAGGACCAGGCCAGGATGTTCGCCGAATGGACGGAGTACCTGGCCGACGCGCAGGGGGAGCGGCAGGCGGTCAACGGCCCGGCCCTGTACCTGAACTCCGTCTCCGACAGCCTCGCCCAGGCCCGCCTCTCGCTCGCGCCCACCGAGGCGGGCAACACGGCGGCCGGGTGGAGCGGCTACTCCTACGCCAACCCCAGCATGGACGTGCCGGAAGCGGGCCGCCCGGCCGAACAGGAGCGGCTCGCCGAGGCGTTGACCAGCGGGCCCGACGCACCGTTCGCCGAGGAGGCCGCGGTGCCCGGCATGCCGTGGAAGGCGCGGCCGGAGGACGGCCACATCACCGGGGAACTGGCCCTGCGGGACGGCACGCCGCTGGACGGCGCCGAGGTCACGCTCACCCCGCTGACCCCAGGCGGCGAACGGCACACGCGCCGGGCCGACGGCTCGGGGTGGTTCGGCTTCGCGCACGTCGAGCCCGGGCTCTACCTGGCGCGTGTCGCCCCGCCGCGCGGCGTCGAGCGGGTGCCCGCGGAGGTCGTGCGGGTCCAGCGCGGCACCATCGCGGAGGCGGAGTTCCCGGCCTTCGGCCCCCGGCGCTGA
- a CDS encoding gamma-aminobutyraldehyde dehydrogenase, giving the protein MTTEPRRVRNYIDGKYRDAEDGRTMEVVDPVTGRPYTTAPLSGPADVDAAMAAAAAAFPAWRDATPAERQLALLKIADAFEAHADELLAAECRDTGKPLEMTREEELGPVLEQLRFFAGAARMLEGKAAGEYMAGLTSFVRREPIGVCAQVTPWNYPFMMAVWKFAPALAAGNTVVLKPSDTTPASTALIAGLMGEILPPGVFNVVCGDRDTGRLMVEHPTPAMVSLTGSVRAGTEVAASASTDLKRVHLELGGKAPCVVFEDADLAAAAEGIRDAGFFNAGQDCTAATRVLVHESVHDAFVEALTEAVREVRTGDPTAPDCSYGPLNSAAHLEKVSGFIERLPAHATVVTGGHRVGDEGFFYAPTLVTGCRQDDEIVQREVFGPVVTVQKFTDEAEAVAHANGVEYGLASSVWTRDHARAMRMSKALDFGCVWLNTHLALVGEMPHGGFKKSGYGKDLSAYGLEDYTRVKHVMTAM; this is encoded by the coding sequence GTGACGACCGAGCCGCGCCGCGTGCGCAACTACATCGACGGGAAGTACCGCGACGCCGAGGACGGGCGGACGATGGAGGTGGTCGACCCGGTCACCGGCCGGCCCTACACCACCGCGCCGCTCTCCGGGCCCGCCGACGTGGACGCGGCCATGGCCGCCGCCGCGGCGGCGTTCCCCGCCTGGCGGGACGCCACGCCCGCCGAGCGGCAGCTGGCGCTGCTGAAGATCGCGGACGCGTTCGAGGCGCACGCCGACGAGCTGCTGGCGGCGGAGTGCCGCGACACGGGCAAGCCGTTGGAGATGACGCGGGAGGAGGAGCTGGGGCCCGTGCTCGAACAGCTCCGCTTCTTCGCCGGCGCGGCCCGCATGCTGGAGGGCAAGGCGGCGGGCGAGTACATGGCCGGCCTCACCTCGTTCGTGCGGCGCGAGCCGATCGGGGTCTGCGCGCAGGTCACGCCGTGGAACTACCCGTTCATGATGGCGGTGTGGAAGTTCGCCCCGGCGCTCGCCGCGGGCAACACCGTGGTGCTCAAGCCCTCCGACACCACGCCCGCCTCGACCGCGCTGATCGCGGGCCTGATGGGCGAGATCCTGCCGCCCGGCGTCTTCAACGTCGTGTGCGGGGACCGGGACACCGGGCGGCTGATGGTCGAGCACCCCACGCCCGCGATGGTGTCCCTCACCGGGTCCGTGCGGGCGGGCACGGAGGTGGCGGCGAGCGCCTCCACGGACCTCAAGCGCGTGCACCTGGAACTGGGCGGCAAGGCGCCCTGCGTGGTGTTCGAGGACGCGGACCTCGCGGCGGCGGCCGAGGGCATCCGCGACGCGGGGTTCTTCAACGCCGGCCAGGACTGCACCGCGGCCACCCGGGTGCTCGTGCACGAGTCGGTGCACGACGCGTTCGTCGAGGCGCTGACCGAGGCCGTCCGCGAGGTCCGCACCGGCGACCCGACCGCCCCCGACTGCTCCTACGGCCCGCTGAACAGCGCCGCCCACCTGGAGAAGGTGTCCGGCTTCATCGAACGCCTGCCCGCGCACGCCACCGTCGTCACCGGCGGCCACCGGGTCGGCGACGAGGGCTTCTTCTACGCGCCGACCCTCGTCACGGGCTGCCGGCAGGACGACGAGATCGTGCAGCGGGAGGTCTTCGGCCCGGTCGTCACCGTGCAGAAGTTCACCGACGAGGCCGAGGCCGTCGCCCACGCCAACGGCGTGGAGTACGGGCTCGCGTCCTCGGTCTGGACCCGCGACCACGCCAGGGCGATGCGGATGTCGAAGGCCCTGGACTTCGGCTGCGTGTGGCTGAACACGCACCTCGCGCTGGTCGGCGAGATGCCGCACGGCGGGTTCAAGAAGTCGGGCTACGGCAAGGACCTGTCCGCGTACGGCCTTGAGGACTACACGCGGGTGAAGCACGTGATGACCGCGATGTGA
- a CDS encoding glycerophosphodiester phosphodiesterase, translated as MARVTAVAHRGDPYLARENTLASFASAIAAGADAVELDVRLTADGVPVVLHDPTLERLWGRRAAVGDLTAGRLAELTGGGVPTLAAALAATAPVRTLIDLPERAPATALAAVAAARAAGAGSRVYYCGDPGALRAVRAADPAAEIALTWKRTGRPRPSLLAELRPRWLNYRFGLVTREVVERAAAEGYEVAAWTVDSRRTMRRLVALGVTAITTNRIAVLRAVLGPAPGG; from the coding sequence GTGGCCCGGGTGACCGCGGTCGCCCACCGCGGCGACCCCTACCTGGCGAGGGAGAACACCCTGGCCTCCTTCGCGTCCGCGATCGCCGCCGGGGCCGACGCCGTCGAGCTCGACGTGCGCCTCACCGCCGACGGCGTGCCCGTCGTGCTGCACGACCCGACGCTCGAACGGCTGTGGGGGCGGCGCGCGGCCGTGGGCGACCTGACGGCGGGCCGGCTGGCCGAGCTGACCGGCGGCGGCGTGCCGACGCTGGCCGCGGCGCTCGCCGCCACCGCCCCGGTGCGCACGCTGATCGACCTGCCGGAACGGGCCCCCGCCACCGCGCTCGCGGCCGTCGCCGCCGCCCGCGCCGCGGGGGCGGGCAGCCGCGTGTACTACTGCGGCGACCCGGGCGCGCTGCGCGCGGTCCGGGCCGCGGACCCGGCGGCCGAGATCGCGCTGACCTGGAAGCGGACCGGGCGCCCCCGCCCCTCGCTGCTCGCGGAACTGCGCCCGCGGTGGCTCAACTACCGGTTCGGCCTCGTCACCCGCGAGGTCGTCGAACGGGCGGCGGCCGAGGGCTACGAGGTGGCGGCCTGGACGGTGGACAGCCGCCGCACCATGCGCCGCCTCGTGGCCCTCGGCGTCACCGCCATCACCACCAACCGCATCGCCGTGCTGCGCGCCGTCCTCGGCCCGGCGCCGGGCGGCTGA
- a CDS encoding adenosine deaminase — translation MTDLTAFIAALPKAELHVHHVGSASPRIVAELASRHPDTAVPKDPEALAEFFTFRDFAHFIELYISVVDLIREPEDIRLLTYEIARDLARQQVRYAELTVTPHTSVKRGIPDVAFMEAIEDARTAAERDFGVVLRWCFDIPSELGLPAAEETARMACELRPDGLVSFGLGGPETGWPRGQFKPYFDRAIAEGLHSVPHAGETTGPQTIWDALTELRAERIGHGTSAVEDPRLLAHLAEHRIPLEVCPTSNVATKAVPSLAEHPLPAMVEAGVLVTINSDDPPMFGTDLNNEYAVAARLLGLDAAGVAALARNAVEVSFLDTPGKARLTAEIDAHLAAWPG, via the coding sequence TTGACCGACCTCACCGCCTTCATCGCCGCACTTCCCAAGGCCGAGCTGCACGTCCACCACGTCGGCTCGGCCTCACCGCGCATCGTCGCGGAGCTGGCGTCGCGGCACCCCGACACCGCGGTGCCCAAGGACCCCGAAGCGCTGGCCGAGTTCTTCACCTTCCGGGACTTCGCCCACTTCATCGAGCTGTACATCTCGGTCGTGGACCTGATCCGGGAGCCCGAGGACATCCGGCTGCTCACCTACGAGATCGCCCGGGACCTCGCGCGGCAGCAGGTGCGGTACGCGGAGCTGACGGTCACCCCGCACACCTCCGTCAAGCGCGGCATCCCCGACGTGGCGTTCATGGAGGCCATCGAGGACGCCCGCACCGCGGCCGAACGCGACTTCGGCGTCGTGCTCCGCTGGTGCTTCGACATCCCGAGCGAGCTGGGGCTGCCGGCCGCCGAGGAGACCGCCAGGATGGCGTGCGAGCTGCGCCCCGACGGCCTGGTGTCGTTCGGCCTCGGCGGGCCGGAGACCGGCTGGCCGCGCGGGCAGTTCAAGCCGTACTTCGACCGCGCCATCGCCGAGGGCCTGCACAGCGTCCCGCATGCGGGCGAGACCACGGGCCCCCAAACGATCTGGGACGCGCTGACCGAGCTGCGCGCCGAGCGCATCGGGCACGGCACCAGCGCCGTCGAGGACCCCCGGCTGCTGGCCCACCTCGCCGAGCACCGGATCCCGCTCGAAGTGTGCCCGACCTCCAACGTCGCCACCAAGGCCGTGCCCTCCCTGGCCGAGCACCCGCTGCCCGCCATGGTCGAGGCCGGAGTGCTGGTCACGATCAACAGCGACGACCCGCCGATGTTCGGCACCGACCTGAACAACGAGTACGCCGTCGCCGCGCGGCTGCTCGGCCTCGACGCGGCGGGCGTCGCGGCCCTCGCGAGGAACGCGGTCGAGGTCTCGTTCCTCGATACGCCCGGCAAGGCGCGGCTGACCGCCGAGATCGACGCCCACCTGGCGGCGTGGCCCGGGTGA
- the gabT gene encoding 4-aminobutyrate--2-oxoglutarate transaminase, with protein sequence MSALTELSGGPSLPQRRRLVTEVPGPRSRELMARKQAAVAAGVGTVMPVFAARAGGGVVEDVDGNSFIDFGSGIAVTGVGNSAEAVVRRASAQLARFTHTCAMVTPYEGYVEVCEELARLTPGDHTKKSLLLNSGAEAVENAVKIARYHTKRQAVVVFDHGYHGRTNLTMALTSKNMPYKHGFGPFAPEIYRMPLAYPYRWPTGPERCAEEAAAAVIDQIGKQVGADNTAAILIEPILGEGGFIVPARGFLPRVAEFAAEHGIVLIADEIQSGFCRTGQWFASEDEGIVPDLITTAKGIAGGLPLAAVTGRAEIMDAAHVGGLGGTYGGNPVACAAALGAIETMRELDLPARARGIEEIMRPRLAAMAEKHPVIGDVRGRGAMLAVELVRPGTKDPDPESTAALAAACHREGLLVLTTGTYGNVLRFLPPLVIGEELLNEGLDILEAALARL encoded by the coding sequence ATGAGCGCCTTGACCGAACTGTCCGGCGGCCCCTCCCTCCCCCAGCGGCGCCGGCTCGTCACCGAGGTGCCGGGGCCGAGGTCCCGGGAGCTGATGGCGCGCAAGCAGGCCGCGGTGGCCGCCGGTGTCGGCACGGTGATGCCCGTCTTCGCCGCCAGGGCCGGCGGCGGAGTCGTCGAGGACGTCGACGGCAACAGCTTCATCGACTTCGGTTCCGGCATCGCCGTGACCGGGGTCGGCAACAGCGCGGAGGCCGTGGTCCGCCGGGCCTCGGCCCAGCTGGCCCGTTTCACCCACACGTGCGCGATGGTCACCCCCTACGAGGGCTACGTCGAGGTCTGCGAGGAGCTCGCGCGGCTCACCCCGGGCGACCACACGAAGAAGTCCCTGCTGCTCAACTCGGGTGCCGAGGCGGTGGAGAACGCCGTCAAGATCGCGCGCTACCACACCAAGCGGCAGGCGGTCGTCGTCTTCGACCACGGGTACCACGGCCGCACCAACCTCACCATGGCCCTGACCTCCAAGAACATGCCGTACAAGCACGGCTTCGGGCCGTTCGCCCCGGAGATCTACCGGATGCCGCTCGCCTACCCCTACCGCTGGCCCACCGGCCCGGAGCGCTGCGCCGAGGAGGCGGCGGCGGCCGTCATCGACCAGATCGGCAAGCAGGTCGGGGCGGACAACACCGCGGCCATCCTCATCGAACCCATCCTCGGCGAGGGCGGGTTCATCGTGCCGGCCCGCGGCTTCCTGCCGCGCGTCGCGGAGTTCGCGGCCGAGCACGGCATCGTGCTCATCGCGGACGAGATCCAGTCGGGCTTCTGCCGCACCGGCCAGTGGTTCGCCTCGGAGGACGAGGGCATCGTGCCCGACCTCATCACCACCGCGAAGGGGATCGCGGGCGGGCTGCCGCTCGCCGCCGTCACCGGGCGGGCCGAGATCATGGACGCCGCGCACGTCGGAGGGCTCGGCGGCACCTACGGCGGCAACCCGGTGGCGTGCGCGGCGGCCCTGGGCGCCATCGAGACGATGCGCGAACTCGACCTGCCCGCCCGCGCCCGCGGGATCGAGGAGATCATGCGGCCCCGGCTCGCCGCGATGGCCGAGAAGCACCCGGTCATCGGCGACGTGCGCGGGCGCGGCGCGATGCTCGCCGTCGAACTCGTCAGGCCCGGCACCAAGGACCCCGACCCCGAGAGCACCGCGGCCCTGGCCGCCGCCTGCCACCGCGAGGGCCTGCTCGTGCTCACGACCGGCACCTACGGCAACGTCCTGCGCTTCCTGCCGCCCCTGGTCATCGGCGAGGAGCTGCTGAACGAGGGCCTCGACATCCTGGAGGCCGCCCTGGCCCGCCTGTGA
- a CDS encoding CGNR zinc finger domain-containing protein has product MPDLTPGPAAPGHRLALALAGTVRHDGHGGVADDLLAPEGLTAWVRAHAGALRADLDTAAFTADPRALETVRGLRAAVRSLFAHAVRPGPPSPADAHRLLPAADAVARLNAAAARVPVAPALHWPPHAAQPASHTVATGGRDDAERLAAALARDTIAFLAGPERVLLRACQGPRCVRYFVKDHPRQEWCKPSCGNRARVARHHSRRRAAGAP; this is encoded by the coding sequence ATGCCCGACCTCACGCCGGGGCCGGCCGCCCCCGGTCACCGCCTCGCGCTCGCGCTCGCCGGCACCGTCCGGCACGACGGACACGGCGGCGTCGCCGACGACCTGCTCGCGCCCGAGGGGCTGACCGCCTGGGTCCGCGCCCACGCCGGCGCCCTGCGCGCGGACCTCGACACCGCCGCGTTCACCGCCGACCCCCGCGCCCTTGAGACGGTGCGCGGCCTGCGCGCGGCCGTGCGCTCCCTGTTCGCGCACGCGGTGCGCCCGGGGCCGCCGAGCCCGGCCGACGCCCACCGGCTGCTGCCCGCGGCCGACGCGGTCGCCCGGTTGAACGCGGCGGCGGCCCGGGTCCCGGTCGCCCCCGCCCTGCACTGGCCGCCCCACGCGGCGCAACCCGCGTCGCACACGGTCGCCACCGGCGGCCGGGACGACGCGGAACGGCTCGCCGCCGCGCTCGCCCGGGACACCATCGCGTTCCTGGCAGGGCCGGAGCGCGTTCTGCTCCGCGCCTGCCAGGGGCCGCGCTGCGTGCGCTACTTCGTCAAGGACCACCCGCGCCAGGAGTGGTGCAAGCCGTCCTGCGGCAACCGGGCCCGCGTCGCCCGCCACCACAGCCGCCGGCGCGCGGCCGGAGCCCCCTGA